The window ATTTCTATCATAATGTCTTTGTTTTGCTTGTATATATTGTTTAGTACAGACATTGCTGCAAAAGTGTAGGTACCATTCACTTTGTAAACTACATTGTGTTGTTGACAGTGCACAATGttcgtttgatttttttctacaTAAAGTTAAACCTGTGATTTGTCATATGTTGTCAATCATCCAAGATTTACATGCATGCAGTTCTTGTTTGCCTAAGTTCAAAAAATTAGACTTTGTCTTGTCAATTCcaataatatttacaaaaatctTTTCTCAGTGAATTAAGAGAAGCTCTCAATAAATCGCTGTTCCTAATTGTATTTGTAGCGTCAACTGTGCAAGTAAAATGAAACCACAAATGTTTATGAATAATGCAAGAACGAAAAACAAGGGAAGGATTCTGGACGCCAGAGGCATTTTAAGAAAACGACGAGCAAATGTTCCACCTGGGAAAAGTAATGTTACACGAACGAATGTGAAATTTAGTCACTTGGAGAAGatcatcaaaacaaaacagttcATTCACAAAGAAGATAATACTGCCATCACAAGGACAATCACAAATCGGACGAAGTCAAAATCCCCGGCACCAGCATCGTCTGTTTCTGGATTTGTATCGTTTAAGGATGGCCAGGTAAATATTAGGGGTGCCTTGAGATAGAAATTATTCAAGTTTGTGCTAGAGGTAGGCCGATTCGAATCCAAGTCCAATTACTCGGTTGAGTATTGCCATGTTTTCTATACTCACACTCAATCGAGTATTAAGCAATACTCGATGATGTCACTCCAGTTTGTCTTGTTGGTAATTTGTGACATGTAAATTTACAGAGAGTCCTAATGGACAAGGTGACAATGGACAGTAGTGGAATTAAAATTGCTATTCGAAATGAATTTGTTCGTGATACGGAACCCAGACAAAAGGAAGAGcgcaaaagaataaaagtgaCTCTGGATAATCCATCAGCTACAAAGGTAAGCTTTTTAAATATAGGAAACTCTGGATGTTGGTAATACTCATATGACTCTGAGACTGACCacttgcaaaaaaatgaatgacTGCCTGTCCATCTCCTGCTTGAATCGGTTAAAAACGTGATAATGCCGAaatttataatgttattttttatgcaCTTAAAGTAGTGCCGTAGGTTTATTTGCTTCTAATAAACTGTTATTTCAGTCTTTAACTGTAGGCCGAGAATacattttcaagcaaaaaaatgtcattgtACTAAATCTGTTTCGTCTTACTACTCTTTGCTTAATATTGCAACATTTAGTAGACCTTCCATGAAATGGTTTTGTCGAGACTAACATTTTTTATCTGTGACCTGCAATACTTATGATCAGATTATATGTGATCGCAACATCTTTTTAATGTGCTGAGACTTTTGTGATGGACAACTCTAGTCTAATTGTATTTTCtcaaaaattatgaaaagaaCCACAAAACTTGCGAGCTTTATGCATGGCACCAACACACACTTCGTAAAGAGAAATTAAAATGCTGGGTAGTCGATATCATATTGCTGCATAACCCAGTCACTTGCGTCAACTGATTGTGAACTAtgttacaaaaaaacaaccatCTCACATAGCAAGTGTACTAttagcaaattttttttttgcgaTGATGAATGGATTCTTTATAGATGATGTGGTTTGTATTGTTCTATCCTAAACAGGTCATTAGGTTCCAGCAAATTTGGCGTACAATCGCAGTACATGTTTAGTTACAGCAcggaaaaacaatttgttaCACACTGTAGAAAATGctaaaaacttttatgttttacaGAAGCATCACAAGAAGCCTTCTTTTAGACAACAGCTTTCTGCAAAAAGTAGGTTCTTTTTGTTGTTCATGGGTGGTAAAATTCTGATAATTTTGATctgtttttgttgaaagtatTCATTGTTTATTCCAAAGTTCTTTCATTTGGTCATAAGTAGTTTAGTTAATTAGTAGTTACGGAGTCTCTAAATCCCATATACATAACAATTTAACAAGAGACTCGTTTCCATGGGAACTTGTGCTATAAACTAGTAGGAACATATTTTTCTGATCTAATTTAGGAAatttgtatttgaaaaaatcTGTTCCCCCCACCCAAACAAGAAGGAGATCTCCCTTGCCTTCTGAAGAAAGTATGTCTGCTACAAAACCACAGGTGGGTCAGGTTACACCTGAATCATCAGTCGTTTATCGTAACCCTTCAGTGGATCCATGTGCAAAACTAGAGTTTGGATTAAGACCAATGCAGTCCTCCAACGATTCCTCCAAATATCGACTAGCGAGGGAAAAAGTAAGTTACTgttaaaatttgcttttataacCACAGTCTACAAGTAAAGATCCTagaagttaaaattaaaaacaattaaaatcagCAAATACTTTAACAATCGGTACCAGTCGTTGACCAGTATGCCTACTAATGTTATGGCGTGTATAAATCAACAAGGTATAGATCAACGTAGCGTGTATAGATCAACAGCAGGACGACGACTTGTGGGCCACCTAAGGCCCTccacttgttttttttattggctCACCTGTAACTTCGAACAAGCATGATAAAGAAATATGAAACAAACATTGGAAGTTTAAGaaacaaacttatttaacttgtttaagtaacaaactttatttcacTCTGACTAACTAACATAAAACTGCCTTATTCAGGTGGAAATTCATTTTTCAAGCATTCAGTGGTAAATTGTGAACTTACATTCACTAAAATTGTAAAGTGGCCTAAGTTACTGTTTGTTATTAAGCAGATATTGCACAAAAATTTAGCAGTTATGTGCCAACAACTGTACAAAGCTGCGTTTTTGTATGGTCCACATGTCATGAGGCCCATTACAGTTAACTGTTAAATTCTGTTATTTGTTACATCAAGTATGGCAGAATTaaaggaaattttttaaatcaacatACATCtaaagttatttaaagttTATAAAGTCTAAAGTTATCATTGTTAAGTCTTAACCGAAACATACTTAGAACTAGAATGACTGATGAGCACTTATGTGACGTCTTCTGCATCGCGTCACTGCTTCCACTAAGAACACTTAAGTACTGTCATTTTTAACTGCCCGTTTTcgaaatgaaattattaaaatgatGATTGTCtcattttttcttatttagCACGAGGTTGCTTAGACTTTAATTGTTTGGCACCTCAAGCTGCAGCAGCAAAAGAGTCGCTACAGTTGTATGACTTTTTTAAGGATTCTGGCGATATATTTCCAAGTTTAGCATTTTCACTTACAAAATGGTTTTACTGGCAATGCCATTGATAATGATTTTCAAGATCTTACGTTGAGAGCACAGCAGCAGCACTTACAGTGAATTTTTAGTTGAATCATCTTATGTTTTTGGGAATCAATTTTGagattagttttttttttttatgaattttgtCTTGCCTCAAACTGCGGCATTCATAATGGACATACATACTAGTTTCAATATACACTTGCAGaatgttattgcatttaactCAGAAAACGTTTCATAAACTATAACTCAACCGTTCGAgtaattttcaatttgtaaTATACACTTTTGCAGGAATCTGAAGCAATGGAATACTCAAGCCCATTAGAAGGTCATAAAATTATAGTATCTAACCTTCATCCTGTTGTAATTGAAGACGATATACTGGTAAGAATGAATAATACTGCAcatattgttttattgatGCCTTCGTACTTCCAGAATCGCATATGTGTTTTAGTCttgatatttttcttgttcTTGTAGTTACAGCTGCATAACTTGATTATGCTATATAAGGTTTTGGCTTGATGGTGTATATATGTACTGTCTGTGATATATATGTGATATatatggtatatatatatatatcttatatatatgtGTAAGTCTGACGCAAACACGGCGCTGATATATAGAATATAACCTGAAAATTAATGAGTAAAGTGAAGTCTTTGTTGCAACTGTTTTTCACTGTAACAATTGACCAGATATAAAGGGTTACCAGTCCACATTTTATCCAAATACTCCTTGCATTTCTACCAATGTACTCTGTTGCTTTAGTATAAGACGTGGTACATAGTTAGAGATAATAGAGAGATGTTAATATTAGAGCTAAAGTACACAGTTGTAATCATTTTGTATTCAATAAAATTGTTCCACTTGGATATAGCTTATATATTTATCGTTGTTTTTTGTACGGTTTATATTTGCGGACAAGTATCATAATCAAGACAATACTTAGtgtatgaaaaatttattcaagatacattaacaaatttttcaataatcACACTTATAAACAAACCAAGTACTGATAAGCAAAAATTGACACCCTTAGCGAATGTAAATCTTGTCAGTTTGGTAAGAGAAAATTCCATAAATTTTTGTGATGTCTTCGATTAGCTGTCGTAAGAGATTTCTATTGATAAGGCATTGTGTAAtcataaagcaaaaatttctgaatGAGTCGTTTTTAGtcatttttctaaaattgttCGAAAACTGCCTTTAAATTAGATATGACATTGAATTTTAAGCAATATTGGTTTCATCTTTTTAAGCAAGCAAACAGGTGCATTTCATGTAAGTTTTACCATTTGTTGACATTTAGGAATTGTTCAGTGTTCTCGGACCTGTTCGAAGAGCAAGATTAGTTGAACCAGGAAAAGCTGAGGTGGTCTATGTTCGTAGAACTGATGCAATTCGTGCTTATCAAAAGTACAACTGCCGAGATCTAGACGGTAAGAGTTGTTGATTTTTAAGACCGAGCACAACGCTTGTACCTTTAATCTTAGCTCAGGGGTCACCAAACTACTGGCCTGAGAGACTAGGTTGTCTGACTGTACTGTGCCACAAATGAGCCTATTGTATGGTGGGCTATTCAACAAAACGGGAATTCGGCACACAAATGTCAATTTATACGCTCATTTGGTCCTtcgtgaaaaaagtttggtgacgCCTGCCTTAGCCATTTACAATAAAGGTttgatttgataaaattagGATTACAGGTTTCCGTGCAGTAGAACAGGATCTTCAAAAGACGAAAACCTAGATTCTAAACAAACTAAAATCTAAAATCACGTTCAGAATCACGACTTTCATATTACCACTTTACTCTGCTTTATTGCACGACTGTAACTGAATTGAACTATAGCTATTGCCTGCTCTGTAATTTGTCATTAATCAAAGTTTATATTGTTGTTTCCAGGGCAACCCATGCAAATGAAACTAGCCTTCAAAGACATCAGTGAACAGAAGAGCTTACAGTacaggtaaaacatttttccgtAAATTATGTTCTGTAACGACTGTTGTATCAGTTGTTGCAAAgctaaaataatataaatctaagttattaattattattaatacaatTAACGTGTTGGTACGATTTCACTTATAACAAAATGCATCATTTGTGGCTACGATTGGAATTTTACAAACGCAGGAAGTTATTACATAgataaatgaaatttgtacCCGCTTAAAGACTCTCAACTAACGTAGCTTTATATTTGCAGATGGATGACAGAAGTTCGTCACAATCAAAACCTCACCGAAGCAATTGACATTGACCCGAACATTTTGCAAAGAGCGCTGTTTAAAGGGGGAAGTACCGGCACTTCCGCGCATCCTGTTGTTTTTACAGTGAAAATATAATTGCATTCTTGGGCGCACAATAAGCGAGAGATTGTTATTTTCTGTTGCTGATATCATATATGTTGCGAATTTCCTGGCATATTTCTTTCTTCATGCACGGAAAAACGGTAGAACCAGTGATtgataaaataacttaaaagcCAACTATTTGGCGAGTACCTATTTGGTAACGTTATTGTTGATTTACCTTTCAGTAGTACATTGCGGTTCAGCTTTGGTGACATTAAAAACtgtacaaaatttaaactcaCCTGTTATCCTTATCGTTGCATACAGCTCGGGTTAAAGTGCGgtttctatttttcaactaTCAACAGGACTTGATTTGATGTTAGCTTGCTTTAAAAACATCTTACAGTTGTGGTGCTTTAAAAAGGTGTAAGTTACCTGTTGAACTATAGTCAGTCATTAGGTGTCTAAATCAATCTCTTCTCCAGTAATACAGACCTTTGGTAGTCACTGTATTAGCTTTCATTCAATACCATTTCTCGAACTCTAAAGTTTCGTGAAAATGTCGTCTCGTTTATCGACTGCTTTTCAACAACGCGCtgcttttgcaattttggAATGTTTAATTCTAATGTAGATCCTCAGGGTATGACCTGACTAGCAATTACGTCAGGTCTTTTTTAAAACTCGGCAGCAATACGAACATTGTAGGCCTATCCGAATATGCACGAATATCTATAATGTTTGTTATtgtcaaaataacaaaattttgcaagcaGATAGATTCATGTGGAATtctatattttgcaaaaagtcgGAAATTAACTGCAAAACGTTAAAGGTTTTGTTTGTATCGGCCATATTAAGGACAGTTAAATGATTGCggtaaattttagtttatttatataaaagaaaaacaggtatttcttttcctttaacaacaaaatgacAAGTTTATCCTACGCATGTTTAAAGTGCTCGGTAGAAAGTTTGATTAATGAATTAGAACAACGTTTCGATACGGATTTGCACCAAAATCTATTGTTTGTATTCTCACGAATCCGAATCTTTTTCCAGGCAAACTTTGTATAACGTCGGAACTACAGTGCAGCCTATAAGCCTGGCTAACGTACAATTACAGTAAATATAAGTTAACGCTTCTCAGGAAGTTCTTCCTGTGTGGCCTGAACATCGAAGACTGCCCGTTGATCCGCCCTGAAGTAACACTTCGAAAATTTGGGTCACGCCCGAAAATTGCCGAAAAGATAAAACGGCTTAAAGGTCACAACAGTTCGGGATGAATGTTTAAACGTCAATTTTTTGGTCCGTTAAAGTCAACTTCTCGTTGAAGTGATGATGAGTGCAGAAGGTGCTATTCGTCGCAACAAGAACGAGAATCCCTTATTAGGTAAAACAGCGGTAAAATGTATATAGAGCAAGGTAACATGTACCGAAATAAGGTCATAACTTGGATGTGAACAAACGTCACAGAAGAGCGCCTGTGCGCCTGTCTAGAAGGCAACTGTTATAAActgcgtaaaaaataaaaaaacattacacCTTTTTCGTCAAAATAACGTGTGGTGTTCTATCGTTAGCTTTGCCAGCTGTTAGAAAGGCGAAAGTTACAGTAAAGCCCTTGTGCAAAACAAGCAGGACGCTTTCTTCTGTACAGTCATCTTGGTTAACACGTCACCGAGGTCCTCGCGGTAGCAGCTGCTCCTCAAATGTTTTTACTCGCGTCGGCAGGGTCACAAGTTGCATGTACGTTCGCAATTTGCGAACGCGTATGTAAGCGGACGATGTAATTTGCCTGGATGAAATGTTCAAATAATGAGTTCATAAATTGCATACACGATAAATTATCTTGTAAAACATGGCTGTGTCGGCCAAACGGGTCATTACTATACACGCTTTTGTAAATTGTGAGCGCGTAACAATTTATCAACGCGTTGGCAATGCACCTACTCGTTGGACGCCATTTTGTTAACGtaatgattttaaaataacagATACTGTATAAAGTTTTGAAGTTACTTGTagttctcaaaatattttttacaaacttttgtCCGCATGCTTTTTTTCTGGCAATCATGTCCCGCCCATAAATCAATAAGCTATTGACAACTTGCAAACGAGTTCTGCAAATTATCAACATGTCCCCAAATTACGGACCCATTCACAAACTGTGAACACGTAAGCAATGCAATAGCCAGCTTGCATACAAATTGAAAAGTGTACGCATAAAACGTACACGATCACAATTTACAAGAGCGTGTATAGTAATGACCTGTTTGGCTAATACAGCTATGTCTTTTAGACATAAATTTATTGTGCATGCAATTTATGAACGCGTTAGTTTGAAACTTTCGGATAGGTACATTA of the Clavelina lepadiformis chromosome 7, kaClaLepa1.1, whole genome shotgun sequence genome contains:
- the LOC143465899 gene encoding uncharacterized protein LOC143465899 encodes the protein MKPQMFMNNARTKNKGRILDARGILRKRRANVPPGKSNVTRTNVKFSHLEKIIKTKQFIHKEDNTAITRTITNRTKSKSPAPASSVSGFVSFKDGQRVLMDKVTMDSSGIKIAIRNEFVRDTEPRQKEERKRIKVTLDNPSATKKHHKKPSFRQQLSAKRNLYLKKSVPPTQTRRRSPLPSEESMSATKPQVGQVTPESSVVYRNPSVDPCAKLEFGLRPMQSSNDSSKYRLAREKESEAMEYSSPLEGHKIIVSNLHPVVIEDDILELFSVLGPVRRARLVEPGKAEVVYVRRTDAIRAYQKYNCRDLDGQPMQMKLAFKDISEQKSLQYRWMTEVRHNQNLTEAIDIDPNILQRALFKGGSTGTSAHPVVFTVKI